One bacterium genomic region harbors:
- a CDS encoding divergent PAP2 family protein: MIGFKVIKIYLLAVVLAQFLKIVFGYMREHKINVRYFIETGGMPSSHSAGVASLSTSVAIIQGLRSIDFAIALLFSLIVMYEATGLRREAGRQAKAINKLIDTLIHDKKQFEHKRLQELLGHTPLEVLSGTALGIVFALAFF; the protein is encoded by the coding sequence ATGATAGGATTTAAGGTAATAAAAATATATTTATTAGCCGTGGTTTTAGCCCAATTTTTAAAAATAGTCTTTGGGTATATGCGCGAACACAAAATAAATGTTCGCTATTTTATTGAAACCGGAGGAATGCCAAGCTCTCATTCTGCAGGCGTTGCGTCACTTTCGACTTCCGTCGCTATTATACAGGGCTTGAGATCCATTGATTTCGCAATAGCTTTATTGTTTAGTCTTATTGTAATGTATGAAGCAACCGGGTTGCGGAGAGAAGCAGGAAGGCAAGCGAAAGCCATTAATAAATTAATAGACACTTTAATTCATGATAAAAAACAATTCGAACACAAAAGATTGCAGGAATTATTGGGGCATACGCCTCTTGAAGTTTTAAGCGGAACTGCATTGGGTATTGTTTTTGCGCTAGCATTTTTTTAA
- a CDS encoding MTH938/NDUFAF3 family protein, producing the protein MDIKKYKFGQVTIGDVIYTRDLVIYPDKVETSWWRDANHLVQLKDLQKILNSPLQVLIIGTGPFNEMKIEDSVKEACDSKGIKLIIENTEKACETYNELKAQNIKVITALHLT; encoded by the coding sequence ATGGATATTAAAAAATATAAGTTTGGTCAGGTTACGATTGGGGATGTTATATACACAAGAGATTTGGTTATATATCCTGATAAAGTAGAAACAAGCTGGTGGCGCGATGCAAATCATTTAGTTCAACTTAAAGATTTGCAAAAGATTTTAAATTCTCCGCTACAGGTTTTAATAATTGGAACGGGTCCTTTTAATGAGATGAAAATAGAAGATAGCGTTAAAGAAGCCTGTGATTCAAAAGGGATAAAACTAATAATAGAAAACACCGAGAAAGCTTGTGAAACCTACAATGAACTAAAAGCACAAAATATCAAGGTTATAACCGCACTACATCTTACCTGA
- a CDS encoding HPF/RaiA family ribosome-associated protein: MQSNISWRHMEGSPAITAIINEKLLKLEKCSERLSSIDIIIAMEGNAQRNSHRESIELQIKMRKMSMFIIKEEGYDLQAMVDECFDIAKRKIKELESKVRDTRRK, from the coding sequence ATGCAGAGTAATATCTCGTGGCGTCATATGGAAGGTTCACCGGCAATAACAGCAATAATAAACGAAAAATTACTCAAGTTGGAAAAATGCTCAGAAAGATTATCTTCTATAGATATCATTATCGCAATGGAAGGCAATGCTCAACGAAATTCACACAGGGAATCAATAGAACTCCAGATAAAAATGCGTAAAATGTCAATGTTTATAATTAAAGAAGAAGGCTATGATTTGCAGGCTATGGTAGACGAATGTTTCGACATAGCAAAAAGAAAAATTAAAGAATTAGAGTCTAAAGTTCGTGACACAAGAAGAAAATAA
- a CDS encoding F0F1 ATP synthase subunit epsilon → MATFKLEIVTVERLSFSDNVNVLVAPGVNGQLGILPNHAPLMTILEPGELIIKKGSEETYWAITGGFLEVRPDKVIVLADACELATEIDISRAEEAKRRAEERLKQKSSGIDVTRAETALRRSLIRLKIAEKHR, encoded by the coding sequence ATGGCTACTTTTAAATTAGAAATAGTTACGGTTGAAAGATTATCTTTTTCCGACAACGTCAATGTTCTTGTTGCGCCGGGAGTTAACGGGCAGCTCGGGATTTTGCCAAATCACGCCCCATTAATGACTATACTTGAACCCGGAGAACTTATAATAAAAAAAGGCTCGGAAGAAACATACTGGGCGATTACGGGTGGATTTCTTGAAGTCCGACCGGATAAAGTAATCGTTCTTGCCGATGCCTGTGAATTGGCAACTGAAATAGATATCTCAAGGGCAGAGGAGGCTAAGCGCAGGGCGGAAGAAAGATTAAAGCAAAAATCCTCCGGTATTGATGTTACGCGCGCAGAAACTGCTCTTAGACGTTCTCTTATTCGCTTGAAAATCGCGGAAAAACATAGGTAG
- a CDS encoding T9SS type A sorting domain-containing protein — MYNLVKVVLLFLVLTPLSGMARSWSGWAPVDTNTGISYNAFGSKIPGSKNICMVWSKAILDEGLWNGHVIYKASQNGGRTWGNNIDIMNLIPRPADHPAHYNDITNLKSTVGNTYGIYDSQEKIHIVTDVSLGTSTDGSYYPAMCCALLHYSSEYDSVYIISYHSYPYPDPNFFKWMPASGGSWSDVLYPYYGGLQAKPVISEDPITKNLYVLWVEFPVDTYGIAGYEAGEIYASYSLDKGRTWAPKMNLTMTPGDCEVFLSMAPIVNDTLHFMYELDISGYDDIIKQALDPNKNPFIRVNQPIKRGDISVLSINGPTREPDSLTAGDIVIPNATYKNNGTESVEFQARFEMNRVLLFDMGDSVTPESLVTPAIIYYDVKNVTIPAGDTIQVAFKPYTVMGDSGAQINGYYEVYATMLIDTILDNNYMDTTFVVKPVGKKSFVSPMRTNPYPALSMPKARDRDINSDVFGGTYNKFMSVNGDTVGCTQYDRQWNKAPMRLIIWDPRNNYTHTTWMKQLTTGGVERHMFYNYYDGSAWGWPGLDGGTPVQTASRDGYGSIDLDTAGNAVIAMHRVTGGINKCCIYQDILPGMGSFNPIKEFPPAPGDSTTLWPVVAVDGAGDMLIMASADSTLGQPANMDKLWYACYADTLGIEDAGSAPKLFTVFSAYPNPANGIASIKYSLPNESNVAVKVYDVTGKLVNTLVNENRKAGTYTTTWNGKNTKGNKMSTGLYFYRVEAGSKVATRKIVFVK, encoded by the coding sequence ATGTATAATTTAGTAAAAGTCGTATTGTTGTTTTTAGTTTTAACTCCTTTGAGTGGTATGGCTAGGAGTTGGTCTGGATGGGCACCGGTTGATACAAATACGGGGATAAGTTATAATGCCTTTGGTTCAAAAATCCCGGGATCTAAAAATATCTGTATGGTATGGAGTAAAGCGATTTTGGATGAGGGACTCTGGAATGGACACGTGATATATAAAGCTTCTCAAAATGGCGGAAGAACATGGGGAAACAATATTGATATTATGAATTTAATCCCGCGCCCAGCAGATCATCCTGCTCATTACAATGATATTACAAATCTAAAAAGCACTGTCGGCAATACCTATGGTATATATGATTCTCAGGAAAAAATCCACATCGTAACGGATGTAAGCTTAGGAACTTCTACGGATGGTTCTTATTACCCTGCAATGTGCTGTGCTTTGTTGCATTATTCTTCGGAATACGATTCGGTTTATATAATTTCGTATCATTCATATCCTTACCCGGACCCAAATTTTTTCAAGTGGATGCCTGCCAGTGGTGGTTCATGGAGTGACGTTTTATACCCGTATTATGGTGGACTTCAGGCAAAACCGGTCATTTCGGAAGACCCGATTACAAAAAATCTTTATGTTTTATGGGTTGAATTTCCGGTTGATACTTATGGCATAGCAGGTTATGAAGCAGGCGAAATATATGCCTCTTATTCTCTCGATAAAGGTAGAACATGGGCTCCAAAGATGAACTTAACTATGACACCCGGTGATTGCGAAGTCTTTTTGTCAATGGCTCCTATAGTTAATGATACTTTGCATTTTATGTATGAATTGGATATTAGTGGGTATGATGATATTATTAAGCAAGCTTTAGACCCTAATAAAAATCCTTTCATAAGAGTTAACCAACCTATTAAAAGAGGTGACATATCCGTTCTTTCAATAAATGGTCCGACTCGTGAACCTGACTCTTTAACAGCAGGAGATATCGTTATTCCGAATGCTACTTATAAAAATAATGGTACGGAATCTGTTGAATTTCAGGCACGATTTGAAATGAATAGAGTACTTCTTTTTGATATGGGAGATTCCGTTACTCCAGAATCACTTGTTACTCCTGCAATAATATACTATGACGTTAAAAATGTAACTATTCCTGCAGGCGATACGATACAGGTAGCGTTCAAGCCATACACAGTAATGGGTGACAGCGGAGCACAAATTAACGGTTACTATGAAGTATATGCCACGATGTTAATAGATACTATACTGGATAATAATTATATGGATACTACTTTTGTTGTGAAACCGGTTGGCAAAAAGTCCTTTGTTTCACCAATGAGAACGAATCCTTATCCTGCGCTAAGTATGCCAAAAGCCAGGGATAGAGACATTAACTCAGATGTATTTGGTGGAACGTATAATAAGTTTATGTCTGTTAATGGTGATACTGTTGGATGCACTCAGTATGATAGGCAATGGAATAAGGCACCAATGAGACTTATTATATGGGATCCCAGAAATAATTATACCCATACTACATGGATGAAACAACTTACCACCGGAGGAGTTGAACGCCACATGTTCTATAATTATTATGATGGTTCTGCATGGGGATGGCCCGGGCTTGATGGTGGGACACCCGTTCAGACGGCGTCTAGAGATGGATATGGAAGTATTGATTTGGATACTGCAGGGAATGCAGTTATTGCTATGCATAGAGTTACAGGTGGAATTAATAAATGTTGTATATATCAGGACATTCTTCCCGGAATGGGTTCTTTTAATCCGATAAAAGAGTTTCCTCCTGCACCCGGAGATTCTACGACTCTATGGCCTGTTGTTGCAGTTGATGGAGCAGGTGATATGCTTATAATGGCATCTGCAGACAGCACACTTGGACAACCTGCCAATATGGACAAACTATGGTATGCTTGTTATGCAGATACTTTAGGGATAGAAGATGCCGGTTCTGCACCGAAGTTGTTTACCGTATTTTCTGCGTATCCTAACCCGGCAAATGGTATTGCCAGTATAAAATACTCTTTACCAAATGAATCAAATGTTGCCGTTAAGGTATATGATGTTACAGGGAAGCTTGTAAATACTCTTGTTAATGAAAATCGCAAGGCGGGAACTTATACTACAACTTGGAACGGTAAAAATACAAAGGGAAACAAAATGTCTACCGGACTTTATTTCTATAGAGTAGAAGCCGGTTCTAAGGTTGCAACGAGAAAGATAGTATTTGTTAAATAA
- the dxs gene encoding 1-deoxy-D-xylulose-5-phosphate synthase, translated as MIYKYLNNINSPEDVKKLNTDELKELAGEIRAEIINVISKNGGHLAPSLGVVELTLALHKIFDAPMDKIIWDVGHQAYPHKLITGRREKFNTIRQYDGLSGFPKRSESEYDEFGVGHASTSIAAAMGIATARDLDKEKYKVVAIIGDGALTGGLAYEGLNQAGFLRKDIIIVLNDNKMSISENVGGVAHYLNKIVTTPLYTQFKTDTWELLDKLPSWIGNAAKDSVRRLKEGLKNLAVPTMLFEELGLRYIGPLDGHNIELLTENFKYIKTLKEPVLVHILTDKGRGYNFAQAEPSKFHGIGAFSIDTGESVSKSNTYSDVFGEIITELAKTDSRIVAITAAMPEGTGLDKFRKEFPERFFDVGIAEEYALTFAAGIATKGYKPICAIYSTFLQRGLDQLIHDICLQNLPVIFAVDRAGIVGEDGPTHQGIFDLSYLHCIPNLVICSPKDENELRSMLYTAVNNNSPIVIRYPRSKITGVEKTELQNIPCGKAEVLKSGKKGTIFAIGSMVYTAMEAVKDLPVGVVNARFAKPLDKELFMQFKDTKIITIEENVLNSGFGSAVMEMFNEAGCSVNLLRLGLPDMFIEQGNRNFILEKYGLSIKGIREKIEKFILDG; from the coding sequence ATGATATATAAATACTTAAACAATATCAACTCTCCCGAAGACGTAAAAAAGTTAAATACAGACGAATTAAAAGAACTTGCAGGAGAAATAAGGGCAGAGATAATAAATGTAATATCTAAAAATGGTGGTCACCTTGCCCCTTCCCTTGGCGTGGTCGAATTGACCCTTGCTCTTCATAAAATATTTGATGCTCCTATGGATAAAATAATATGGGATGTCGGGCATCAGGCATATCCACATAAACTAATTACAGGCAGACGAGAAAAGTTTAATACTATTCGGCAATATGATGGTCTTTCAGGGTTCCCAAAACGAAGCGAAAGCGAGTATGACGAGTTTGGAGTAGGACACGCATCTACTTCAATAGCTGCAGCAATGGGCATTGCCACTGCAAGAGACTTAGACAAGGAGAAATATAAAGTTGTAGCGATTATTGGGGACGGAGCGTTGACAGGTGGGCTCGCTTACGAGGGATTAAATCAGGCAGGATTCTTACGTAAAGATATAATAATAGTCCTTAACGATAACAAAATGTCCATATCGGAAAATGTTGGAGGCGTAGCGCATTACTTAAATAAAATAGTTACTACTCCACTTTATACTCAATTTAAAACGGATACCTGGGAGCTTTTAGATAAACTGCCCTCCTGGATAGGTAACGCGGCGAAAGATTCTGTGCGGAGATTAAAAGAAGGATTAAAAAATTTAGCCGTGCCTACTATGCTTTTTGAAGAACTTGGGTTAAGATATATTGGACCTCTGGACGGGCATAACATAGAATTATTGACGGAAAATTTTAAGTATATAAAAACCCTGAAAGAACCAGTGCTTGTTCATATTCTTACCGATAAAGGCAGAGGCTATAACTTTGCGCAGGCAGAACCCTCAAAATTCCACGGTATCGGAGCATTTAGTATAGATACGGGCGAATCCGTATCAAAAAGCAATACTTACAGCGATGTATTTGGAGAGATTATTACCGAACTTGCAAAAACGGATTCCCGCATAGTTGCAATTACTGCCGCAATGCCGGAAGGAACCGGACTGGATAAATTCAGAAAAGAATTCCCCGAAAGATTTTTTGATGTAGGTATAGCAGAAGAATATGCTTTAACGTTTGCTGCGGGCATTGCTACAAAAGGATATAAACCTATTTGTGCAATATATTCTACTTTCCTGCAACGTGGTCTTGACCAGTTGATACATGATATATGTCTCCAGAATTTGCCGGTTATTTTTGCTGTAGACCGCGCAGGAATTGTTGGGGAAGATGGCCCAACGCACCAGGGAATTTTTGATTTGTCTTATCTGCATTGTATTCCAAACCTTGTAATATGTTCTCCTAAAGATGAAAACGAATTACGCTCTATGCTTTATACGGCAGTAAATAATAATTCCCCAATTGTAATAAGGTATCCGCGAAGCAAAATAACGGGAGTTGAAAAAACAGAACTTCAGAACATACCTTGCGGTAAGGCAGAAGTATTAAAATCCGGGAAGAAGGGAACAATTTTTGCAATTGGTTCAATGGTGTATACGGCAATGGAAGCCGTAAAAGATTTGCCGGTAGGAGTAGTAAATGCAAGATTTGCCAAACCTCTTGATAAAGAATTATTTATGCAATTCAAAGACACTAAAATTATAACTATTGAAGAGAACGTTCTTAATAGTGGGTTTGGAAGCGCAGTAATGGAAATGTTTAATGAAGCAGGTTGTAGCGTAAACTTGTTAAGGCTTGGTTTGCCGGATATGTTTATTGAACAGGGTAATAGGAATTTCATACTTGAAAAATATGGTTTATCGATAAAAGGCATACGGGAAAAAATAGAGAAGTTTATCTTAGACGGGTAA
- the hutH gene encoding histidine ammonia-lyase, producing MSNSVKIGKKLIVEDVVNVVRFNEKIELPKEAIEKIQKCRNIVDKKIRNKEVMYGVTTGIGELSEVVLSTEQVKDFQKYIIYSHAAGYGNPMPIEVVRAAMLSRIGALSAGHSGVRPIIVETLVKMLNSGVTPVMCEKGSVGACGDLSPMAQMALVLMGEGEAFYKGERLNGKEAMEKAGIPIIEFEARDGLATINGSNVITGIGLLAIHDTSRWLKTSEIAAAMTLEVLNANMNAYDERLHKARGHIGSVECAANIRKITEKSKLLERKGKKVQDAYSLRSTPQVVGSGKDTIKYVRTIFETEINGVADNPLFFEDDGGTCISGANFQGTPMAFGLDFIAIAVTTICALSERRTNRLMNSHLNAGLPPFLTKGAGMFSGLMLTQYTAGALVCENRILSHPASTGSIPAAADQEDFVSMGMTSALKARQIIDNANAIIAIELMASAQAADFLNPALLGTGTKKAYDIVRKYVKYLDADRPLCGDINKLAEVVKSGEIVEEVEKAIGTLE from the coding sequence ATGAGTAATAGTGTAAAAATAGGCAAGAAGTTGATTGTTGAAGATGTCGTAAATGTAGTTCGTTTTAATGAAAAAATTGAGTTACCAAAGGAAGCAATAGAAAAAATTCAAAAATGTAGAAATATTGTAGATAAAAAAATCCGTAATAAAGAAGTAATGTATGGAGTTACTACCGGTATAGGCGAACTCTCTGAAGTTGTTCTTTCTACAGAACAAGTAAAAGATTTTCAAAAATATATAATCTATAGCCACGCAGCCGGTTACGGTAATCCGATGCCTATTGAAGTTGTTCGTGCCGCTATGCTTAGTCGTATAGGAGCATTATCTGCAGGACACTCGGGTGTCAGACCCATTATAGTAGAAACGCTGGTAAAAATGCTGAACAGTGGCGTTACGCCTGTTATGTGTGAAAAGGGCTCGGTTGGAGCCTGCGGAGACCTTTCACCTATGGCTCAGATGGCTCTTGTGCTTATGGGAGAAGGAGAGGCTTTTTATAAAGGTGAGAGATTAAACGGAAAAGAAGCAATGGAAAAAGCCGGAATCCCAATAATTGAATTTGAAGCTCGTGATGGACTGGCTACTATAAACGGAAGCAATGTTATAACAGGAATAGGCTTATTGGCCATTCATGATACAAGTAGATGGTTGAAAACTTCCGAAATAGCTGCTGCGATGACGCTTGAAGTTTTGAATGCCAATATGAATGCGTATGATGAGAGACTTCATAAAGCACGTGGACATATCGGTTCCGTTGAATGCGCAGCAAATATAAGAAAAATAACTGAAAAAAGTAAATTATTAGAGCGAAAAGGTAAAAAAGTACAGGATGCATATAGCCTTAGAAGTACTCCACAAGTGGTGGGTTCGGGAAAAGATACCATAAAATATGTCAGAACGATATTTGAAACCGAGATAAACGGGGTTGCGGATAATCCTCTGTTTTTTGAAGACGACGGCGGCACTTGTATAAGTGGCGCAAATTTCCAGGGAACGCCGATGGCTTTTGGACTTGATTTTATTGCCATAGCGGTTACAACTATATGTGCTTTATCCGAACGCAGGACAAACAGACTTATGAATTCCCATTTGAATGCCGGACTTCCCCCGTTCTTAACTAAAGGAGCAGGGATGTTTTCCGGGTTGATGTTAACTCAATATACTGCCGGCGCTTTAGTTTGTGAAAACAGAATTTTAAGTCATCCGGCTTCAACAGGTTCTATTCCGGCTGCTGCTGACCAGGAAGACTTTGTAAGCATGGGAATGACTTCTGCTTTAAAAGCAAGACAAATAATTGATAATGCAAATGCAATAATTGCAATTGAGTTAATGGCTTCTGCTCAGGCTGCAGATTTCCTTAATCCTGCATTGCTTGGAACCGGGACGAAAAAAGCTTATGATATTGTTCGTAAGTATGTAAAATATCTTGATGCTGATCGTCCTTTATGCGGAGATATTAATAAACTTGCCGAAGTAGTAAAATCAGGCGAAATAGTTGAAGAAGTGGAAAAAGCAATAGGAACTCTGGAATAG
- the hisS gene encoding histidine--tRNA ligase, translating into MNSKLQTLQGMHDRLPDNMKKRQWVIQRITSVFEKYGFEPMETPAIEYWEILSGKDVYGDEEKLIYKFQDRGRRDVGMRFDFTVPLARVVSSYPDITMPFKRYQIQTVWRCDKPQYGRFREFYQCDVDIVGTESVIAEAELIMVASEIFEAIGFKKFMTKINSRRLLQTICEYSGVDKSKEFELFRAMDKRDRIGIDGVKENFEVLGLSKETKEKIISSLGQPIAQLEKLLPNKEGIAQVRTLFSHLENLGCNMKHIMFDPWLSRGFDYYTGPIFETIIEGTKVGSVAGGGRYDNLIGKFNDKDIPAVGISIGLERVLMVMDKLDMNPKFASPVKFLVTLFDAPTTKYALQVAKDIRNSGVGVEVYPEAIKIGKQFKYASRKKIPFVVIAGPDELKTHSVAIKDMKSGTQEVIKLAKLNIWLQKKLEIRK; encoded by the coding sequence ATGAACAGCAAGCTTCAAACCTTGCAAGGTATGCACGATAGATTACCGGACAATATGAAGAAGAGACAATGGGTTATTCAGCGCATTACTAGTGTGTTTGAAAAATACGGTTTTGAACCTATGGAAACTCCTGCCATAGAATACTGGGAAATTCTATCAGGTAAAGACGTATATGGTGACGAAGAAAAATTAATATATAAATTTCAGGACAGAGGAAGAAGAGATGTGGGGATGAGATTTGATTTTACCGTTCCTTTAGCCAGGGTAGTGTCCTCATATCCTGATATTACTATGCCATTCAAACGTTATCAAATTCAAACAGTATGGAGATGTGATAAACCTCAATACGGCAGGTTCAGAGAATTCTATCAATGCGATGTCGATATTGTTGGAACGGAAAGTGTAATTGCAGAAGCCGAACTTATAATGGTAGCAAGTGAAATATTTGAAGCCATCGGTTTCAAAAAATTTATGACTAAAATAAATAGTCGTAGATTGTTACAAACTATTTGCGAGTACAGTGGAGTGGATAAAAGCAAAGAATTTGAGCTTTTCAGAGCTATGGATAAACGAGATAGAATAGGAATTGACGGAGTTAAAGAAAATTTTGAAGTTCTTGGATTATCAAAAGAGACTAAAGAAAAGATAATCAGTTCTTTGGGACAGCCGATTGCTCAATTAGAAAAATTGCTTCCCAACAAAGAAGGAATAGCGCAGGTAAGAACTTTGTTCTCGCATCTTGAAAATCTTGGATGCAATATGAAACATATAATGTTTGATCCCTGGTTATCAAGGGGATTTGATTATTATACCGGTCCAATTTTTGAAACTATTATAGAAGGCACAAAGGTTGGCAGTGTTGCAGGTGGCGGCAGATATGACAATTTAATAGGAAAGTTTAATGATAAGGATATTCCTGCCGTAGGTATATCAATAGGACTTGAGAGAGTTTTAATGGTTATGGATAAACTCGATATGAATCCTAAATTTGCTTCTCCGGTTAAGTTTCTTGTTACGCTCTTTGATGCCCCAACCACAAAATATGCTCTTCAGGTCGCCAAAGATATAAGAAATTCAGGCGTAGGGGTGGAAGTATATCCCGAAGCAATAAAAATCGGCAAACAATTTAAATATGCAAGCCGAAAGAAAATACCTTTTGTTGTTATAGCAGGACCCGATGAACTTAAAACCCACTCTGTTGCCATAAAAGATATGAAAAGTGGAACTCAGGAAGTAATTAAATTAGCTAAATTGAATATATGGCTTCAGAAAAAACTTGAGATTCGAAAATAG
- a CDS encoding Hsp20 family protein, which produces MKCNETLKYISDYIDGGLSPKLKKQIEAHLNECFSCRAVADTLKFALGLCQELEVIRTPVSVHESLHKMLKQEWDLLRVPISLEQPRIMATEIVGKSNKMVIKVEVPGIKKSDINITGSADAIEIVAFRERPKGTYYINELLYGKLEKRFDLPLTIDVSKIKIKVADGILEITTIVKK; this is translated from the coding sequence ATGAAATGTAACGAGACGTTAAAATATATATCTGATTATATAGATGGTGGTTTATCTCCAAAATTGAAAAAACAGATAGAAGCCCATCTTAACGAATGCTTTTCTTGTAGGGCAGTTGCAGATACTTTAAAATTTGCATTAGGATTATGTCAGGAGTTGGAAGTTATTCGAACGCCTGTTTCTGTTCATGAAAGCTTGCATAAAATGTTAAAACAGGAATGGGATTTGTTGAGAGTTCCGATAAGTCTTGAACAGCCACGAATTATGGCAACAGAAATTGTCGGCAAGAGCAATAAAATGGTTATTAAGGTTGAAGTGCCGGGAATAAAAAAATCTGATATTAACATTACCGGTAGTGCGGACGCAATTGAAATAGTTGCATTCAGGGAAAGACCCAAAGGGACTTATTATATAAACGAGCTTCTTTACGGGAAACTGGAAAAACGATTTGATTTGCCGCTTACAATAGATGTTTCAAAAATTAAAATAAAAGTAGCTGATGGAATTCTTGAAATAACAACAATAGTAAAAAAATAA
- a CDS encoding sigma-70 family RNA polymerase sigma factor, which yields MTIIPPRRETPTKNKVIAEEQKVDLKTLSDNELVKKALEHDYEAFDELVNRYEDKLYTLTYKITGNQDDAKDALQDAFISIFKALDSFHGKSNFSTWAYRITTNSALMRLRARKKEQNKFSDTLQLEDDVNWAQVPSTAMNITDSMARDELKKVIDNSIKSLPAEYKTVFILRDVEKLSNLEVAKVLGISLTAVKSRILRARLFMRNQLVNYFNGRAV from the coding sequence TTGACTATAATCCCGCCAAGGCGGGAAACTCCAACTAAAAATAAAGTGATTGCCGAAGAGCAAAAAGTAGATTTAAAAACACTGTCAGATAATGAGCTTGTTAAAAAAGCGCTTGAACACGATTACGAAGCTTTTGACGAACTAGTAAATAGATATGAAGACAAGCTTTATACGCTTACTTATAAAATAACCGGCAACCAGGATGATGCAAAAGATGCATTACAGGATGCTTTTATTTCTATATTTAAGGCACTGGACAGCTTTCATGGCAAGTCAAACTTCTCTACATGGGCTTATAGAATAACGACAAATTCCGCACTTATGAGACTGAGAGCAAGAAAAAAAGAACAAAACAAATTTTCTGATACGCTTCAATTAGAAGATGATGTAAATTGGGCACAGGTGCCCTCTACTGCTATGAACATAACGGACAGTATGGCAAGAGATGAGTTGAAGAAAGTTATAGACAACTCAATAAAGTCTTTGCCGGCTGAATACAAGACAGTGTTTATTTTGAGGGATGTGGAAAAACTTTCTAATTTGGAAGTAGCTAAGGTTTTGGGAATTTCACTCACGGCAGTAAAATCAAGGATACTGAGAGCAAGATTATTTATGAGAAACCAATTAGTAAATTATTTTAATGGCAGGGCTGTCTGA